One Danio aesculapii chromosome 22, fDanAes4.1, whole genome shotgun sequence genomic window carries:
- the rgmd gene encoding RGM domain family, member D, which produces MLFYTSMPHAHQSQKSEETVSMDPQRNFKSLNADEQQLENCNQTEWIGMGRSGTLNLAKRQLWNWFYLVVVSMCLLLRPVCCQACRIQRCNAEYVASFSPSGGLQEEVHPDVDYCIALRAYSLCTRRTARACRGDLVYHSAVFRIKELFAQHNCSSDGPTSSAKAPSTSKPTVVDVCNYESRVLASGPAAQQKKYGHCGLFGDPHLRTFRDEFQTCRVEGAWPLIHNRYLSVQVTNVPVVEGSSATATNKITVIFKSYHDCTEQKVYQATTEDLPSAFQDGTRSGGKGESLWIVEGSGGLGIRQVKIHARYLGTSIIVRQVGRYLTFAIRMPEDLAEENGGLQLCLHGCPRSEVIKAHVLNRQQSLRPPRLMGGWYGDEDAGEVKSGLSTHIDMLERATTKCREMLQVEDVYFQSCVFDLLTTGDPEFSMAAYGALEDLKALPPSTLKQSSPRTPRVSNRGTIVTPSVFTALILLLLLN; this is translated from the exons ATGCTCTTTTACACCTCCATGCCACATGCCCATCAGTCACAAAAATCAGAG GAAACTGTTTCAATGGATCCTCAACGTAATTTTAAAAG CCTCAACGCAGATGAGCAGCAGTTGGAGAACTGCAATCAAACTGAATGGATTGGCATGGGGAGAAGCGGCACTCTCAACCTGGCTAAGCGGCAGCTTTGGAACTGGTTTTATCTTGTAGTGGTTTCTATGTGCCTGTTACTCCGACCAG TGTGCTGCCAAGCATGTCGAATTCAGCGCTGTAATGCGGAGTACGTGGCCTCATTCTCACCCTCCGGTGGCTTGCAAGAGGAGGTGCATCCAGATGTGGACTACTGCATCGCTCTGAGGGCCTACTCCTTGTGTACGCGGCGTACGGCTCGTGCTTGTAGAGGGGACTTGGTGTACCATTCTGCTGTTTTCCGCATTAAAGAGCTCTTTGCACAGCACAACTGCTCCAGCGACGGCCCAACGTCGTCGGCCAAAGCACCCAGCACTTCCAAGCCAACGGTGGTGGACGTTTGCAACTATGAAAGCAGGGTACTCGCATCAGGCCCGGCAGCCCAACAGAAAAAGTATGGACATTGTGGATTATTCGGTGATCCTCACTTGCGGACATTTCGGGATGAGTTTCAGACATGTAGGGTTGAGGGAGCCTGGCCGCTCATCCACAACAGATACCTTTCAGTACAAGTCACAAACGTACCAGTTGTTGAAGGCTCCAGTGCTACTGCAACCAACAAG ATAACCGTCATCTTCAAGTCCTACCATGACTGCACCGAGCAGAAGGTGTACCAGGCCACAACAGAGGACCTGCCGTCGGCGTTCCAGGACGGCACGCGGAGTGGGGGGAAAGGAGAGAGCTTGTGGATCGTGGAGGGTAGCGGAGGTCTGGGTATACGGCAAGTGAAGATCCACGCTCGCTACCTGGGCACCTCCATCATCGTGAGGCAAGTCGGTCGCTACCTGACGTTTGCCATTCGCATGCCTGAGGACTTAGCAGAGGAGAATGGCGGCCTGCAGTTGTGCCTTCACGGCTGCCCGCGCAGTGAGGTGATCAAAGCCCATGTGCTCAACCGGCAGCAGAGTTTGCGTCCACCGCGACTCATGGGTGGCTGGTATGGGGACGAAGATGCCGGAGAGGTAAAATCAGGCCTCTCTACGCACATAGATATGCTAGAACGTGCCACCACAAAGTGTCGAGAGATGCTCCAGGTGGAGGACGTTTATTTCCAATCGTGCGTCTTTGATCTTCTCACGACAGGTGATCCGGAGTTTTCCATGGCAGCGTATGGCGCCCTGGAAGACCTTAAGGCACTTCCACCAAGCACTCTAAAACAAAGTTCACCCAGGACTCCACGAGTTTCTAATAGGGGAACAATAGTTACACCTTCGGTTTTCACAGCTCTGATTCTTCTGTTGTTGTTGAACTGA